A region of Jonquetella anthropi DSM 22815 DNA encodes the following proteins:
- a CDS encoding glycine/sarcosine/betaine reductase component B subunit yields the protein MRLELRKAKISGLQWGSPTRVEDHVLYVDKAALLEALADDRITKWDADLARPGESVRIIPVKDVIEPRVKLEGGESYYASVIGPNETVGNGVTLALDGAAVVTVGPIMAFQEGFIDMTGPAAKFSPFAGLYNVVLLAAPVENLEKHQYEEAMRVAGLKAAEWIAEQCKGAAVDETEVYEKGTVAEELAKYPDLPPVVHLCMCITQGLLHDTYVYGVDLKHCLPTLLHPNEVLDGAMVSGNCVSACDKTTTWHHVHDPVISQLYKAHGKTINFLGMIPTQESVVLAGKERASSFNARLAKELGAKGVIITEEGYGNPDTDLCMNVDKCEALGMRTVVIADEASGTDGASQGLADATPNLTAFVSCGNVNEMIEVPAMDKVIGYIESIAHVSGGAAESLRPDGSMYVELQSIIASTVETGYNRSGSLWV from the coding sequence ATGAGACTGGAACTTCGGAAGGCTAAGATCTCCGGTCTGCAGTGGGGGAGCCCGACGCGCGTCGAAGACCACGTCCTGTACGTGGACAAGGCCGCGCTGCTCGAAGCTCTTGCCGACGATCGGATTACGAAGTGGGACGCCGATCTGGCCCGTCCCGGCGAATCGGTCCGGATTATTCCTGTCAAGGACGTGATCGAACCGCGGGTCAAGCTGGAGGGCGGAGAAAGCTATTACGCTTCGGTGATCGGGCCAAATGAAACGGTCGGGAACGGCGTCACTCTCGCTCTGGACGGCGCAGCCGTCGTGACGGTCGGTCCCATCATGGCGTTCCAGGAGGGCTTCATCGACATGACCGGCCCGGCGGCCAAGTTCAGCCCGTTCGCCGGACTGTACAACGTGGTCCTGCTGGCCGCGCCGGTCGAAAACCTCGAAAAGCACCAGTATGAGGAAGCCATGCGGGTCGCCGGACTGAAGGCGGCCGAGTGGATCGCCGAGCAGTGCAAGGGCGCGGCGGTGGACGAGACAGAGGTGTACGAGAAGGGCACAGTGGCCGAAGAGCTAGCCAAGTACCCGGATCTTCCGCCGGTCGTTCACCTGTGCATGTGCATCACTCAAGGGCTGCTGCACGACACCTACGTGTACGGCGTGGACCTGAAGCACTGCCTGCCGACGCTGCTCCACCCGAACGAGGTGCTGGACGGCGCCATGGTGTCGGGCAACTGCGTGTCCGCCTGCGACAAGACGACGACGTGGCACCACGTTCACGACCCGGTGATCTCCCAGCTGTACAAGGCTCACGGCAAGACGATCAACTTCTTGGGCATGATCCCCACTCAGGAGTCGGTCGTTCTGGCCGGCAAGGAGCGGGCCTCGTCCTTTAACGCCCGCTTGGCCAAGGAGCTGGGCGCCAAGGGCGTCATCATCACCGAGGAAGGCTACGGCAACCCTGACACGGACCTGTGCATGAACGTGGACAAATGCGAGGCTCTGGGCATGCGCACGGTGGTCATCGCCGACGAGGCGTCGGGAACCGACGGCGCGAGCCAAGGCCTGGCCGACGCGACGCCCAACCTGACGGCGTTCGTCTCCTGCGGCAACGTGAACGAGATGATCGAAGTTCCGGCCATGGACAAGGTCATCGGCTACATCGAGTCGATCGCCCACGTTTCCGGCGGCGCGGCCGAAAGCCTGCGTCCCGACGGATCCATGTACGTGGAGCTTCAGTCGATCATCGCCTCCACCGTGGAGACGGGCTACAACAGATCCGGTTCTCTGTGGGTCTAA
- a CDS encoding M20 family metallopeptidase — protein sequence MISQNVIDKAAVSAKELFCHLHRHPELSWGEVETTDRLCAQMNALGIRILRRGVGKAGTGLIAQIDGERPGPVVALRADIDALPVRENSGVPYPSERDGVMHACGHDAHTSILTGAAAVLQSMRHDLTGSVRLIFQPAEESGYESGAVPMIQAGALDGVSAIFGLHVWALLPMGTIGWRSGAIMASADIWEVTVTGKGGHGSEPQTAIDPTVAAGAMIGALQSIVSREIDPREAAVVSIGRLNGGTAINIIPQDCFMAGNVRTTTRELREAMEEKFRRILNGLAEAYRCKVQLKWTPIYPVTVNDPDACRFFVSCLTDAGLGDRLSETPIILGSEDFSYYGQKIPANFCFLGMGTKHPHHSPEFRVDPEVIPLGIRVMAELGLGWGRKN from the coding sequence ATGATCAGTCAGAACGTCATCGACAAGGCGGCGGTCAGCGCAAAGGAGCTGTTCTGTCATTTGCACCGTCACCCTGAGCTGTCGTGGGGGGAGGTCGAGACAACCGACAGGCTGTGCGCTCAGATGAACGCCTTGGGGATTCGGATTCTCCGTCGGGGCGTCGGCAAGGCTGGTACAGGGCTGATTGCTCAGATTGACGGGGAGCGTCCCGGCCCGGTGGTGGCCCTGCGGGCCGATATCGACGCTCTGCCGGTGAGGGAAAACTCCGGCGTCCCGTACCCGTCCGAGCGGGACGGCGTCATGCACGCCTGCGGCCACGACGCTCACACGTCAATCCTGACCGGCGCCGCGGCGGTTCTTCAAAGCATGAGGCATGACCTGACCGGCAGCGTCCGGCTGATTTTCCAGCCGGCGGAGGAGTCGGGATACGAGTCGGGCGCGGTCCCGATGATCCAGGCCGGCGCGCTGGACGGCGTGAGCGCGATCTTCGGGCTTCACGTCTGGGCGCTCCTGCCGATGGGGACGATCGGCTGGCGGAGCGGCGCGATCATGGCGTCGGCCGATATCTGGGAGGTCACGGTCACGGGCAAGGGCGGCCACGGCAGCGAGCCGCAGACGGCAATTGACCCGACTGTGGCAGCCGGCGCGATGATCGGCGCGCTTCAGTCCATCGTGAGCCGGGAGATTGACCCACGGGAAGCGGCGGTCGTGAGCATCGGCCGTCTGAACGGCGGCACGGCGATCAATATTATCCCGCAGGACTGCTTCATGGCCGGCAACGTGAGGACCACGACCCGGGAGCTGCGGGAAGCGATGGAAGAGAAGTTCCGCCGGATCTTGAACGGCTTAGCGGAAGCGTACCGCTGCAAGGTTCAGCTGAAGTGGACGCCGATTTACCCTGTGACGGTCAACGACCCGGACGCCTGCCGGTTCTTCGTCTCCTGCCTGACCGACGCCGGGCTGGGCGATCGCTTGAGTGAGACGCCGATTATCCTCGGCTCGGAGGACTTCAGCTACTACGGCCAAAAGATCCCGGCCAACTTCTGCTTCTTGGGCATGGGGACGAAGCACCCGCACCACAGCCCCGAATTTCGGGTCGATCCGGAGGTCATTCCGCTGGGGATCCGCGTCATGGCTGAGCTGGGGCTCGGTTGGGGCCGGAAGAACTGA
- a CDS encoding GrdX family protein translates to MILILTNNPDAAEAALAPTELVKGTPLDVLTRARELIDQGYFLVTAPLAANNRLNRSPYRSVILSREKSWSGDDAALLDMGISHMALQGFSAAKDADSDYRWMDLSHLKTALEESAALGER, encoded by the coding sequence GTGATCCTGATTCTTACAAACAACCCGGACGCCGCGGAGGCCGCGCTTGCCCCGACGGAGCTGGTAAAAGGCACCCCGCTGGACGTGCTGACCCGGGCTCGCGAACTGATCGATCAGGGATACTTCCTCGTCACAGCCCCACTGGCGGCCAACAACCGGCTCAACAGAAGCCCGTACCGGTCGGTGATCCTGTCCCGGGAAAAGAGCTGGTCGGGAGACGACGCGGCGCTGCTTGACATGGGCATCAGCCATATGGCTCTTCAGGGCTTTTCAGCCGCGAAGGACGCCGATTCGGACTACCGCTGGATGGACCTTTCCCACCTGAAGACGGCGCTCGAAGAGTCGGCGGCGTTGGGCGAGCGGTAG
- a CDS encoding DMT family transporter has product MSSLNLSYCLMAALIWASSPLVFRACQSRLPSLAMVALRGAGFVLFGVVSALLTDSPLLLSRWELWFSVAVTILSMGGGEWLYVVAVRDLGPGLAAAVSSTYPIFAGLAAFLFMGERVTVGTAVGTALVIAGLWFLRTQGAVGFSRRGFICALTCAAMSGVSLATSRLAMATGVITSTALIFWKSLVVGAVTTSLWLVLGRRQARTGQARPMDVLLLVTSGVCSLGLGNYLVNLAMRTVSAAVASALGATTPLWAVLLARLLFGDRLSVRQWVGVVGVLVGTVVVDLF; this is encoded by the coding sequence GTGTCTTCGTTGAACCTGTCGTATTGCTTGATGGCGGCGCTGATATGGGCTTCGTCTCCGCTGGTGTTCCGGGCGTGTCAGTCCCGGCTGCCGTCTTTGGCCATGGTGGCCCTTCGGGGCGCGGGATTTGTGCTCTTCGGCGTCGTCTCGGCCCTGTTGACCGATTCCCCGCTCCTTCTGTCGCGGTGGGAGCTGTGGTTCTCCGTGGCCGTCACGATTCTCAGCATGGGCGGCGGCGAGTGGCTCTACGTGGTGGCCGTTCGGGATTTAGGCCCCGGGCTGGCGGCTGCGGTGTCCTCCACCTATCCGATATTCGCCGGTCTGGCGGCGTTCCTCTTCATGGGCGAGCGGGTCACGGTCGGGACGGCCGTCGGCACGGCCCTAGTGATCGCCGGGCTGTGGTTCTTGAGAACTCAGGGAGCCGTCGGTTTTTCTCGCCGCGGGTTCATCTGCGCCCTGACCTGTGCTGCCATGTCCGGAGTGAGCTTGGCGACCAGCCGGCTGGCCATGGCGACGGGGGTGATCACATCAACGGCCCTGATCTTCTGGAAGTCGCTGGTAGTCGGAGCGGTGACGACGTCGCTGTGGCTGGTTTTAGGGCGCCGGCAGGCTCGGACCGGCCAGGCTAGGCCGATGGACGTCCTCCTGCTCGTGACGTCCGGCGTCTGCTCGCTGGGGCTGGGCAATTATCTGGTCAACCTGGCGATGAGGACCGTTTCGGCCGCCGTCGCGTCGGCTCTGGGAGCCACCACGCCCCTGTGGGCCGTCCTGTTGGCCCGCCTGCTGTTCGGCGACCGACTGAGCGTCAGGCAGTGGGTCGGAGTCGTCGGCGTGCTGGTCGGAACGGTTGTGGTCGACCTGTTTTAA
- a CDS encoding nitroreductase family protein — protein MELHEKDVISAILGRRSCRAFDGAPVSEEEIQTLLACGCAAPSAKNLKSCHFVTVEDKPTLTALQEAYGPGIAVADASLAVAVCVDVPDYESRSGFRDGTWMEDGAAAMQNLLLAARALGLEGVWLQVANRSPREERITPILRLPDGVRVLAVAVLGRCAAGKARTGADESRVHRGPGSWIKG, from the coding sequence ATGGAACTTCACGAAAAGGACGTTATCAGCGCGATTTTAGGTCGGCGGAGCTGCCGAGCCTTTGACGGGGCTCCCGTCTCGGAAGAGGAGATTCAGACCCTTCTTGCCTGCGGCTGCGCGGCCCCCAGCGCGAAGAACCTGAAAAGCTGTCATTTCGTCACGGTGGAGGACAAACCGACCCTAACGGCCCTTCAGGAGGCCTACGGCCCGGGAATTGCCGTGGCCGACGCCTCTTTGGCCGTGGCGGTCTGCGTCGACGTGCCGGACTACGAGAGCCGATCCGGGTTCCGGGACGGCACGTGGATGGAAGACGGCGCGGCGGCCATGCAGAACCTGCTTCTGGCGGCCCGCGCGCTCGGGCTTGAGGGCGTCTGGCTTCAGGTTGCCAACCGGTCGCCCCGGGAAGAGCGAATAACGCCGATTCTCCGGCTCCCCGACGGCGTCCGAGTGCTGGCGGTAGCCGTTTTAGGGCGCTGCGCGGCCGGGAAAGCCCGGACCGGCGCCGACGAGTCGCGGGTTCACCGCGGTCCCGGAAGCTGGATTAAAGGGTAA
- the pepF gene encoding oligoendopeptidase F, with protein sequence MEDSKKKIAPAFDRRSDVPQEFCWRLEDLFAAPADWEKAAARVEELSKELAARRGRVMESSRSLLETLKLEEEMDGLLARVYQYAHCRSHEDMSDPKGKDLSQKATALAVRAAEATSFLEPEMLAAPREQVERWLDEPELSVYRLSFLRLWRAESHVLPSEQEAILAAMGEVAGGPEEIFSQLTDADLTFPSVQDEEGRTAALTQESYGRYIQSPSRSVRQAAFTGLHGTFAKYGNALAAAYGSHVKSDRVFARLRRYKSPLEAALFDSEVPVTVYRGLIDAVHRGLPALAGYVSLKKRLLGVEPIRMWDLYAPVEGTLAREWSFDQAVSLVEEALAPLGPEYGAALHTALTDRWIDRYENKGKRSGAYSWGSWGCHPFMLLNYGGTFRDVSTLAHEAGHSMHSWFSHKSQPQVYSDYVIFVAEVASTVNETLLCEHMLARTSDPSEQVFLLSNQLEAMRQTIYRQALFAEFEERAHDADAAGQALTPELLGSIWTELNTAYYGAEVGSTEGLSVEWSRIPHFYGSFYVYQYATGMAAAVALADRILHDPHGAEDYFTLLRGGCSADPVTLLRRAGVDMERDAVDRALAVFAEKTDQLARLTDR encoded by the coding sequence ATGGAGGATAGCAAAAAGAAGATCGCGCCGGCGTTTGACCGGCGAAGCGACGTGCCGCAGGAATTTTGTTGGCGGCTGGAAGACCTGTTTGCGGCTCCGGCCGACTGGGAAAAAGCGGCCGCCCGGGTCGAAGAGCTTTCAAAAGAGCTGGCGGCCCGGCGTGGCCGGGTGATGGAGTCGTCCCGATCGCTGCTTGAGACGCTGAAGCTGGAAGAGGAAATGGACGGCCTGCTGGCCCGGGTGTACCAGTACGCTCATTGCCGCAGCCACGAGGACATGTCGGACCCGAAAGGGAAGGACCTGTCCCAGAAGGCGACCGCGTTGGCTGTCCGGGCCGCCGAGGCCACTTCGTTCCTCGAACCCGAGATGCTGGCCGCTCCTAGAGAGCAGGTCGAACGGTGGCTGGACGAGCCCGAGCTGTCGGTCTATCGGCTGTCGTTCCTCCGGCTCTGGCGGGCGGAAAGCCACGTCCTGCCGTCCGAGCAGGAGGCCATTCTGGCGGCGATGGGCGAGGTGGCCGGCGGCCCGGAAGAAATTTTTTCCCAGCTGACCGACGCGGACTTGACGTTCCCTTCGGTTCAGGACGAGGAAGGCCGGACGGCCGCGCTCACCCAAGAAAGCTACGGCCGGTACATTCAGTCGCCGTCGCGGTCCGTCCGCCAGGCGGCGTTCACCGGCCTGCACGGCACCTTCGCCAAGTACGGCAACGCCTTGGCGGCGGCTTACGGGTCTCACGTCAAGTCCGATCGGGTCTTTGCCCGGCTCCGGCGGTACAAAAGCCCGCTGGAAGCGGCGCTGTTCGACTCAGAAGTCCCGGTGACGGTCTACCGGGGACTGATTGACGCGGTTCATCGCGGCCTGCCGGCGCTCGCCGGGTACGTGAGCCTGAAAAAGCGCCTGCTGGGCGTCGAGCCGATTCGGATGTGGGACCTGTACGCGCCGGTCGAGGGGACGCTCGCCAGAGAGTGGAGCTTCGATCAGGCGGTCAGCCTCGTCGAAGAGGCTCTGGCGCCCCTTGGGCCCGAGTACGGCGCGGCGCTGCACACCGCCCTGACCGACCGGTGGATCGACCGGTACGAGAACAAGGGTAAGCGAAGCGGCGCGTACAGCTGGGGCAGCTGGGGCTGCCACCCGTTCATGCTGCTCAACTACGGCGGAACTTTCCGGGACGTGAGCACCTTGGCCCACGAGGCGGGCCACTCGATGCACAGCTGGTTCTCCCACAAAAGTCAGCCGCAGGTCTACTCCGATTACGTCATCTTCGTGGCCGAAGTGGCCAGCACGGTCAACGAGACGCTGCTGTGCGAGCACATGCTGGCTCGCACGTCCGACCCGTCCGAGCAGGTCTTCCTGCTGTCCAACCAGCTGGAAGCCATGCGCCAGACGATCTACCGTCAAGCGCTGTTCGCCGAGTTCGAGGAGCGGGCCCACGACGCCGACGCGGCCGGTCAGGCCCTCACGCCCGAACTGCTGGGCTCAATCTGGACGGAACTGAACACGGCCTACTACGGCGCGGAAGTCGGGAGCACCGAGGGCCTGTCGGTCGAGTGGAGCCGTATCCCTCATTTTTACGGCAGCTTCTACGTGTACCAGTACGCCACAGGCATGGCCGCCGCCGTCGCCTTGGCTGATCGGATCCTTCACGACCCTCATGGGGCGGAAGACTACTTCACCCTACTTCGCGGCGGCTGCAGCGCCGACCCGGTAACGCTTCTCCGCCGCGCCGGCGTGGACATGGAGCGGGACGCGGTCGACCGCGCTCTGGCCGTCTTCGCCGAAAAGACGGACCAGCTGGCCCGGCTGACGGACCGGTAA
- a CDS encoding glycine/betaine/sarcosine/D-proline family reductase selenoprotein B: MTFRIVHYINQFYAGIGGEEMAHVAPEFRQGKVGPGAALQAAFGAEAEIVGTVICGDNYFNEHNDEAKATILKMVSDCKPDALVAGPGFFAGRYGMACGDVCATVKEKLGIPAVTALYPENPGAESFSKQVYIVKAADSARGMKDAAQGIARLTLKLLKKETLGPAAEEGYIHQGRRRVFFHEKNGATRGLEMLLAKIEGRPFQTEYEMPTFKKIPPCPPVKDITKATIALITSGGIVPKGNPDKIRVSSAESFGRYDVSGLDDLTNENYESIHGGYDTVWANADPDVVLPLDEMRELEKEGKIGKLYKYVYCTTGTGTAVAWAEKFGQEIGPELKAAGVDAAILTSTUGSCTRCGASMSREIEKAAGIPVVQIATIVPIMKTVGSNRIVPGIAIPHPVGSPEISPEADKKTRRRLLEKALEAMTTPISQQTIFKA; the protein is encoded by the coding sequence ATGACATTCCGTATCGTCCACTATATTAACCAGTTCTACGCCGGCATCGGCGGAGAGGAAATGGCGCACGTCGCCCCCGAGTTCCGCCAGGGCAAGGTCGGCCCCGGCGCGGCCCTTCAGGCCGCCTTCGGCGCCGAAGCCGAGATCGTCGGCACGGTGATCTGCGGCGACAACTACTTTAACGAGCACAACGACGAGGCAAAGGCGACGATCCTCAAGATGGTCTCCGACTGCAAGCCCGACGCCCTCGTGGCGGGCCCCGGCTTCTTCGCCGGCCGTTACGGCATGGCCTGCGGCGATGTCTGCGCGACCGTGAAGGAAAAGCTGGGCATCCCGGCCGTCACGGCCCTGTACCCGGAAAACCCCGGCGCCGAGTCGTTCAGCAAACAGGTGTACATCGTCAAGGCCGCCGACAGCGCCCGGGGCATGAAGGACGCCGCCCAGGGCATCGCCCGGCTGACCCTCAAGTTGCTCAAGAAAGAGACCCTCGGCCCGGCCGCCGAAGAAGGGTACATCCATCAGGGCCGCCGCCGGGTGTTCTTCCACGAGAAGAACGGCGCCACCCGCGGGCTTGAAATGCTTCTGGCGAAAATCGAAGGCCGGCCGTTCCAGACCGAGTACGAGATGCCCACGTTCAAAAAGATCCCGCCCTGCCCGCCAGTCAAGGACATCACCAAGGCGACGATCGCCCTCATCACCTCCGGCGGCATCGTCCCGAAGGGCAACCCGGACAAGATCCGCGTGTCCTCAGCCGAGAGCTTCGGCCGGTACGACGTTTCCGGCTTGGACGACCTGACGAACGAGAACTACGAGTCCATTCACGGCGGTTACGACACCGTCTGGGCCAACGCCGACCCGGACGTGGTCCTTCCGCTCGACGAGATGAGAGAGCTGGAAAAAGAGGGCAAGATCGGCAAGCTGTACAAGTACGTGTACTGCACCACCGGCACCGGCACGGCCGTCGCCTGGGCTGAGAAGTTCGGGCAGGAGATCGGCCCGGAGCTGAAAGCCGCAGGGGTCGACGCCGCCATTCTGACCTCCACCTGAGGATCCTGCACTCGATGCGGCGCATCGATGTCACGCGAAATCGAAAAGGCAGCAGGGATCCCGGTGGTTCAGATCGCCACGATCGTCCCGATTATGAAGACCGTCGGCAGCAACCGAATCGTCCCCGGTATCGCCATTCCTCACCCGGTAGGCTCGCCGGAAATCAGCCCGGAAGCCGACAAGAAGACCCGTCGCCGTCTGCTTGAAAAAGCACTCGAAGCGATGACGACGCCGATCTCGCAACAGACGATTTTTAAAGCGTAA
- a CDS encoding sodium-dependent transporter, with translation MSDTKRESWGSRIGFIFAAAGFAIGLGNIWRFPYLVGTYGGGAFVLVYVIICALIGWPLLTAEFALGRRTKLTPILAMRKLEGGKPTLWSLIGWVGCIACVILLSYYLVIIGWMVRYSVLAVCGKFTGVQPADTKAIFNAFMANPLELAFYTLIVIAVLGITIARGLKKGVEAVCTWLLPILAVLIVILAIRSLTMTPQVEGGRTALDAIKWYLTPDFSKLSGKAILAALGQSFFSIGIGIATAIVYGSYLHDDSDIPQDSIMIITLDTGFALLAGVVIFPALFCYGMDVGSGPSLLMETMPVIFGQMAGGTLWGALFFFLVAVAGFTSAIGYLEAPVASFAEYFHVDRKKMTWIVLAIIFVLSIPSILSQSVWGGVKLHGKIIFDFADWLSGDIMMPVDALLISLYVAFVWKFREYQLEANQGAKTFARVPSILQPWMYVLPFVLAFILYRGI, from the coding sequence ATGTCGGACACCAAGCGAGAAAGTTGGGGCAGTCGAATTGGTTTCATCTTCGCCGCGGCAGGATTTGCCATCGGCTTAGGAAACATCTGGCGCTTCCCGTATCTGGTCGGGACGTACGGCGGCGGCGCGTTCGTTCTGGTATACGTGATCATCTGCGCGTTGATCGGTTGGCCTCTGCTCACCGCCGAGTTCGCCCTCGGCCGGCGGACTAAGCTCACGCCGATCCTCGCGATGCGCAAGCTGGAAGGCGGCAAACCGACCCTGTGGTCACTGATCGGCTGGGTTGGCTGCATCGCCTGCGTGATCCTGTTGTCGTACTATCTGGTCATCATCGGCTGGATGGTTCGCTACTCCGTTCTGGCCGTGTGCGGCAAGTTCACCGGCGTTCAGCCTGCCGACACGAAGGCGATTTTCAACGCCTTCATGGCTAACCCGCTGGAGCTGGCGTTCTACACCCTGATCGTCATCGCCGTGTTGGGCATCACCATCGCCCGCGGGCTGAAAAAAGGCGTCGAGGCGGTCTGCACGTGGCTGCTCCCGATTCTGGCCGTCCTGATCGTCATTTTGGCGATCCGCTCGCTCACCATGACGCCGCAGGTCGAAGGCGGACGCACGGCGCTTGACGCCATCAAGTGGTACCTGACGCCCGACTTCTCCAAGCTGTCCGGCAAGGCTATTCTTGCCGCTCTGGGTCAGTCGTTCTTCTCCATCGGTATCGGCATTGCCACGGCCATCGTCTACGGATCGTACCTGCACGACGACAGCGATATTCCGCAGGACAGCATTATGATCATCACCTTGGATACCGGCTTCGCCCTTCTGGCCGGCGTCGTCATTTTCCCCGCCCTCTTCTGCTACGGCATGGACGTGGGCAGCGGCCCGAGCCTTCTGATGGAAACCATGCCGGTGATCTTCGGCCAGATGGCCGGCGGCACCCTGTGGGGCGCCCTGTTCTTCTTCCTCGTCGCCGTCGCCGGCTTTACCTCGGCGATCGGCTACCTTGAGGCCCCTGTGGCGAGCTTTGCCGAGTATTTCCACGTGGACCGCAAGAAGATGACCTGGATCGTTTTGGCGATCATCTTCGTCCTGTCGATCCCGTCGATCCTCTCCCAGAGCGTCTGGGGCGGCGTGAAGCTGCACGGCAAGATCATTTTCGACTTCGCCGACTGGCTGTCCGGCGACATCATGATGCCGGTTGACGCGCTGCTGATCTCCCTGTACGTGGCGTTCGTCTGGAAGTTCCGCGAATACCAGCTGGAAGCCAACCAGGGCGCGAAGACGTTCGCCCGGGTGCCGAGCATCCTTCAGCCTTGGATGTACGTCCTGCCCTTCGTGCTGGCGTTCATCCTCTACCGGGGCATCTAA